One genomic window of Streptomyces spiramyceticus includes the following:
- a CDS encoding M23 family metallopeptidase, whose protein sequence is MAFTRATGKHRRPSRLTRKSANMAGVAALATTGVIGGLASPALAAHDDTSAEAARSVADTGLTQALVIGDSLADQIAAQAESQRQAAVKAEAARKAEAERKAEAERKARAAAAAKVKREREERAARERAARAAERKRLNSYTLPIAGSVVTTGYNAGGSLWSSGSHSGVDFRAPSGSSVVSVGRGTVVEAGWGGAYGNNIVIRMNDGTYTQYGHLSSIRVSVGQAVTTGQQIGLSGSTGNSTGPHLHFEARTTPDYGSDMDPTAYLRAHGVSI, encoded by the coding sequence ATGGCGTTCACCCGTGCCACCGGGAAGCACCGTCGTCCGAGCCGTCTGACGCGCAAGAGCGCGAACATGGCGGGTGTTGCCGCCCTCGCGACGACCGGCGTCATCGGAGGCCTGGCCTCTCCCGCCCTCGCCGCCCACGACGACACCAGCGCCGAAGCGGCGCGCTCCGTCGCGGACACCGGCCTGACCCAGGCCCTCGTCATCGGCGACTCCCTCGCCGACCAGATCGCGGCCCAGGCCGAGTCCCAGCGACAGGCCGCCGTCAAGGCGGAGGCCGCCCGCAAGGCCGAGGCCGAGCGGAAGGCCGAGGCCGAGCGCAAGGCCAGGGCCGCCGCTGCGGCGAAGGTCAAGAGGGAGCGGGAGGAGCGCGCGGCCAGGGAGCGTGCCGCCCGCGCCGCCGAGCGCAAGCGCCTCAACAGCTACACCCTTCCCATCGCCGGTTCCGTGGTGACCACCGGCTACAACGCCGGCGGCTCGCTCTGGTCCTCCGGCAGCCACTCCGGTGTCGACTTCCGTGCACCGTCCGGCAGTTCCGTCGTGTCCGTCGGCCGCGGCACCGTCGTCGAGGCCGGCTGGGGCGGCGCGTACGGCAACAACATCGTCATCAGGATGAACGACGGCACGTACACGCAGTACGGCCACCTGTCGTCCATCCGCGTCTCCGTCGGCCAGGCCGTCACCACCGGCCAGCAGATAGGCCTCTCGGGTTCGACCGGCAACTCGACCGGCCCGCACCTGCACTTCGAGGCCCGTACGACGCCCGACTACGGCTCCGACATGGACCCGACCGCGTACCTGCGCGCGCACGGCGTCAGTATCTGA
- a CDS encoding GntR family transcriptional regulator: MRIPAQSVCTAIRDDIVSGVFQRGSRLTEELLARRYGVSRVPVREALRTLESEGFVTTRRHAGACVAEPTEQEAADLLEVRTLLEPLSAARAAQRRTEAHLKVLRGLVRLGQERARRGEGEDLRSLGGWFHETLAQASGSPGLTALLTQLRHKIAWMYAVEQHARPVESWAEHGAIVDAVARGDAERARSLMALHAERAVAVHRLRQPDRDRERVRTSQHAVNTASGRH, from the coding sequence ATGCGCATTCCCGCGCAATCGGTATGCACGGCGATCCGTGACGACATCGTCTCCGGTGTCTTCCAGCGCGGCAGCCGGCTCACCGAAGAGCTGCTTGCGCGTCGTTACGGTGTCTCGCGCGTCCCGGTGCGCGAAGCCCTGCGCACCCTGGAATCCGAGGGGTTCGTCACCACCCGCCGGCACGCCGGCGCCTGCGTCGCCGAGCCGACCGAGCAGGAGGCCGCCGACCTCCTGGAGGTCAGGACGCTGCTGGAGCCGCTGAGCGCGGCCCGCGCCGCCCAGCGGCGCACCGAGGCGCACCTCAAGGTGCTGCGTGGGCTGGTCAGGCTGGGGCAGGAGCGGGCCCGCCGGGGCGAGGGCGAGGACCTGCGCTCACTCGGCGGCTGGTTCCACGAGACGCTCGCCCAGGCCTCCGGCAGCCCCGGCCTGACGGCGCTGCTCACCCAGCTCAGGCACAAGATCGCCTGGATGTACGCCGTCGAGCAGCACGCACGCCCCGTCGAGTCGTGGGCCGAACACGGCGCGATCGTCGACGCCGTGGCGCGCGGTGACGCGGAGCGTGCCAGGTCGCTCATGGCGCTGCACGCCGAACGGGCGGTCGCGGTGCACCGGTTGCGGCAGCCGGACCGGGACCGGGAGCGTGTGAGGACTTCGCAACATGCCGTAAACACGGCGAGTGGGCGTCATTAA
- a CDS encoding M16 family metallopeptidase, giving the protein MTFHPQPKAGTAQPWAFPAPERGALPNGLTVLRCHRPGQQVVAVEIFLAAPLEAEPEGLDGVATIMARAFSEGTDKHSAEEFAAELERCGATLDAYADHPGVRVSLEVPVSRLPKALGLLADALRAPAFADSEIDRLVRNRLDEIPHETANPSRRAAKQLSKELFPAGSRMSRPRQGSEETVERIDSAAVRGFYEAHVRPATATAVVVGDLEGTDLDAVLADTLGAWTGNTAEPRPVPVVTADDTGRVVIVDRPGAVQTQLLIGRTGPDRHDRVWPAQVLGTYCLGGTLTSRLDRVLREEKGYTYGVRAYGQVLRSAAPSGPEGAPGAAMLAISGSVDTESTGPALEDLWKVLRTLAEEGLTDAERDVAVQNLVGVAPLKYETAAAVAGTLADQVEQQLPDDFQAQLYARLVETGTVEATAAAVSAFPADRLVTILVGDASQIEEPVRALGIGEVKVVAG; this is encoded by the coding sequence ATGACGTTCCACCCGCAGCCGAAGGCGGGCACCGCCCAGCCGTGGGCCTTCCCCGCCCCCGAGCGCGGCGCCCTGCCCAACGGTCTGACCGTGCTGCGCTGCCACCGCCCCGGCCAGCAGGTCGTGGCCGTGGAGATCTTCCTCGCCGCCCCGCTGGAGGCGGAGCCCGAGGGCCTCGACGGCGTCGCCACGATCATGGCGCGGGCGTTCTCCGAGGGCACCGACAAGCACTCCGCCGAGGAGTTCGCCGCCGAGCTGGAGCGCTGCGGCGCCACGCTCGACGCGTACGCCGATCACCCCGGCGTACGGGTCTCCCTGGAGGTCCCGGTCTCCCGGCTGCCCAAGGCGCTCGGCCTGCTCGCCGACGCGCTGCGCGCGCCCGCCTTCGCGGACAGCGAGATCGACCGGCTGGTGCGCAACCGGCTCGACGAGATCCCGCACGAGACGGCCAACCCGTCCCGTCGGGCCGCCAAGCAGCTCTCCAAGGAGCTCTTCCCCGCCGGTTCGCGCATGTCGCGGCCGCGCCAGGGCTCGGAGGAGACGGTGGAGCGTATCGACTCCGCCGCAGTGAGGGGCTTCTACGAGGCGCACGTGCGTCCCGCGACCGCCACCGCCGTGGTCGTCGGCGACCTCGAAGGCACGGATCTCGATGCCGTGCTGGCCGACACCCTGGGCGCCTGGACGGGCAACACCGCCGAGCCCCGCCCCGTCCCGGTGGTGACGGCGGACGACACGGGCCGCGTGGTCATCGTCGACCGCCCCGGCGCGGTCCAGACGCAGCTGCTCATCGGCCGCACCGGCCCGGACAGGCACGACCGTGTCTGGCCGGCCCAGGTCCTCGGTACGTACTGCCTGGGCGGCACGCTCACCTCCCGCCTGGACCGTGTCCTGCGCGAGGAGAAGGGCTACACGTACGGCGTGCGCGCCTATGGCCAGGTGTTGCGCTCCGCCGCTCCCTCCGGTCCGGAAGGGGCCCCGGGCGCCGCGATGCTCGCGATCAGCGGCTCCGTGGACACCGAGTCCACGGGTCCGGCGCTGGAGGACCTCTGGAAGGTGCTGCGCACCCTCGCAGAGGAAGGCCTGACCGACGCCGAGCGCGACGTCGCCGTACAGAACCTGGTGGGCGTCGCCCCGCTGAAGTACGAGACGGCCGCGGCCGTCGCCGGCACGCTCGCCGACCAGGTCGAGCAGCAGCTGCCGGACGACTTCCAGGCCCAGCTGTACGCGCGCCTCGTCGAGACCGGCACGGTGGAGGCCACCGCAGCGGCCGTCAGCGCCTTCCCTGCCGACCGTCTGGTCACGATCCTCGTCGGGGACGCGTCCCAGATCGAGGAGCCGGTCAGGGCGCTCGGCATCGGCGAGGTGAAGGTGGTGGCCGGCTGA
- a CDS encoding M16 family metallopeptidase, with product MPMGHTATAQAGSGGLTATEHRLANGLRVVLSEDHLTPVAAVCLWYDVGSRHEVKGRTGLAHLFEHLMFQGSAQVKGNGHFELVQGAGGSLNGTTSFERTNYFETMPTHQVELALWLEADRMGSLLSALDEESMENQRDVVKNERRQRYDNVPYGTAFEKLTALSYPEGHPYHHTPIGSMADLDAATLEDARAFFRTYYAPNNAVLSVVGDIDPEQTLAWIEKYFGSIPSHDGKQPPRDGTLPDIIGEELREEIHEEVPARALMAAYRLPHDGTREADAADLALTILGGGESSRLHNRLVRRDQTAVAAGFGLLRLTGAPSLGWLDVKTSAGVEVPDIERAVDEELAKFAAEGPTPEEMERAQAQLEREWLDRLGTVAGRADELCRYAVLFGDPQLALTAVQRVLDITADEVKAAAKARLRPDNRAVLVYEPTHADDTADTAGTADADAAADETDAQEGADK from the coding sequence ATGCCCATGGGTCACACGGCCACAGCGCAGGCCGGTTCCGGCGGCCTGACAGCGACTGAGCACCGGCTGGCCAATGGCCTGCGCGTGGTGCTTTCCGAGGACCACCTGACCCCGGTCGCCGCGGTCTGCCTCTGGTACGACGTCGGTTCGCGCCACGAGGTCAAGGGCCGTACCGGTCTTGCTCACCTCTTCGAGCACCTGATGTTCCAGGGCTCGGCGCAAGTCAAGGGCAATGGCCACTTCGAGCTGGTGCAGGGTGCGGGCGGTTCGCTCAACGGCACGACCAGCTTCGAGCGCACCAACTATTTCGAGACGATGCCCACCCACCAGGTGGAGCTGGCCCTGTGGCTGGAGGCCGACCGGATGGGCTCGCTGCTCTCCGCGCTCGACGAAGAGTCCATGGAGAACCAGCGCGACGTCGTCAAGAACGAGCGCCGCCAGCGGTACGACAACGTGCCGTACGGCACGGCGTTCGAGAAGCTGACCGCCCTCTCCTACCCCGAGGGTCACCCGTATCACCACACGCCGATCGGCTCGATGGCCGACCTGGACGCCGCGACCCTCGAAGACGCGCGCGCCTTTTTCCGTACCTACTACGCACCCAACAACGCGGTGCTCTCGGTCGTCGGCGACATCGACCCGGAGCAGACGCTCGCCTGGATCGAGAAGTACTTCGGCTCCATCCCGTCCCACGACGGAAAGCAGCCGCCGCGCGACGGCACCCTGCCCGACATCATCGGCGAAGAGCTGCGTGAGGAGATCCACGAGGAGGTCCCGGCCCGCGCGCTGATGGCCGCCTACCGGCTGCCCCACGACGGCACCCGCGAGGCCGACGCCGCGGACCTGGCGCTCACCATCCTCGGCGGCGGCGAGTCCTCCCGGCTGCACAACCGCCTCGTGCGCCGCGACCAGACGGCCGTCGCGGCCGGCTTCGGACTGCTGCGCCTGACCGGCGCACCCTCGCTCGGCTGGCTGGACGTCAAGACGTCGGCCGGTGTCGAGGTGCCCGACATCGAGCGTGCCGTCGACGAAGAGCTGGCCAAGTTCGCCGCCGAGGGCCCCACGCCCGAGGAGATGGAGCGCGCGCAGGCCCAGTTGGAGCGCGAGTGGCTGGACCGGCTCGGTACGGTCGCGGGCCGCGCCGACGAACTGTGCCGGTACGCCGTCCTGTTCGGCGACCCGCAGCTCGCCCTGACCGCGGTCCAGCGCGTCCTCGACATCACGGCGGACGAGGTCAAGGCCGCGGCGAAGGCCCGGCTGCGCCCGGACAACAGGGCGGTGCTGGTGTACGAGCCCACACATGCCGACGACACCGCCGACACCGCCGGCACGGCCGACGCCGATGCCGCCGCCGACGAGACCGACGCGCAGGAAGGGGCGGACAAGTGA